CCGTTGAGCAAGACCACCGGCGACGCGGCCGAGAGCTTCGAGGTGAACGCGGACGCGACGCAGTGGACCTTCAAGCTCCGCAAGGGCATGAAGTTCCACCCCAAGGGGCCAGCCAGCGTCAACGGCCGGGACCTGACCGCCGAGGACGTGAAGGCGAGCTACGACTACTTCCTGGAGCGCAACGGCAACAAGGCGATCCTGGTCGACATCGTCGACAAGATGGAAACGCCGGACAACAGCACTGTTGTCTTCAAGCTGAAGAAGCAGTACGCGCCCTTCCAGGAGCTGATGGCTTCATCGGCGCTTTTCTGGATCATGTCCAAGCAGGGCGCGACGGGAGAACTCGACACGCAGAAGGTGGAAGGCGTGATCGGGACAGGCCCGTGGATCCTCGACAGCCAGACGCCTTCCGTCGAGATCAACTTCAAGCGCCACCCGAACTGGTACGAGAAGGCGCGGATCAGCACAGGTGAGGTGTCGCTGCCGATCCTCGATGGCCACACCCACGTGAACATGCCGGACTACGCGCAGCAGCAGGCGCAATTCATCGCCGGCAACATCATGGCCTTCGCCGTGCGGAACCCGGACCTCGCGGACGTCACGCGCCAGAAGGCGGACGCGCAGAAGCTGGGCGTGCCGCCAGGCTGGCTGCTGAGCATGTTCTACTTCAAGCTCGACAACCCGAATAACCCCTTCCGGGACGAGCGGCTGCGACGGGCGCTATCGATGGCCATCGACCGCGACGGCATCATCGAAGTGTTCGGTGAGGTGTCGAAGCTGAAGTCGCAGGGCTTCGACATCCCGACGGGCTGGAACAACGCCTGTGTGCCCTGGGGCGACGGCGGCATGTTCTGGTGGCTGGACCCGAAGGGCAAGGACATCGGCGCTGCGGGCCAGTGGTACAAGTACAGCGTGGAGGAGGCGAAGAAACTCGTCTCGGCTGCGGGCTACACAGGCCAGACCTTCACGATCAACACCACGAACACGATCTACGGCACGACGTTCGACAACCAGACCGAGGCGCACCTGCCCATGCTCAGCGCCGTTGGCTTCAAGTACGACTTCAAGAGCGAAGACTACACGAGCAAGTACTTCCCCGAGGTCTACACGAAGTTCAACTACGAGCACGTGGCCTACGGTTACAACACGCCGTTCGCCACGGTGGGCGAGTACATGTACCGCCTGGTCCACTCCAAGGGCGACCAGAACAAGAGCCGGGTGAACGACCCGGAGATCGACGCCCTGGTGCTGAAGCAGGAGGTGGAGACCGACCAGAACAAGCGCCAGGCGATCATCCACGACATCCAGCGCAAGGTCTCCGACAAGATGTACTACGTGCCGACGGTGGTCGGGCGCTGGGGCAGCTTTACGCTCTTCGCCCCGTACGTGCGCAACTTCGGCTCGTTCCGCACCGCGGCTTATGGCACCTCCGTGGAATCCTACCCGCGGTACTGGCTCGACCGCGCCTAAGCGCGGCCAGGTCTGATAAGCGTGTGCCGGCGCTCGCATCAACTGCGGGCGCCGGCACTAAACGACTATCAGGAGGGCTGAGTGCAAAAGTACGTGGCGCGCCGGCTGCTGTTAATGATCCCGACGCTAATCGGGTTGACGCTTATCGTGTTCCTTCTCACGAGGTTTACGCCCCAGGACACGGTTGACCTGATCCTCAATGACTCCGCCGGGTACCAGGACCCGGCACTAAAGGCGAAGCTGCGCAAGGAGTTCGGCCTGGATAGCTCGCTGCCCGAGCAGTACATCACCTGGCTCGGCAACATCCTGACTGGGGACCTCGGCGCCTCCTACTTCAGCGGGCGCCCCGTGGCGCAGGAGCTGAAGTCGCGTGTGCCGGTGAGCGTAGAGCTCGGCGCGCTGGCGCTTGCTTTCTCGATCGCGATCGGCATACCCATCGGTGTGATCTCGGCCGTCTATCAGGACCGCTGGCTTGACTACGCGACGCGAGGCGTGTCGGTGCTGTTGCTGGCTGTCCCCAGCTTCTGGTTAGCACTGATCGTGCTCATCGTGGGGTCCAGGTACTTCCAGTGGGCGCCGCCGGCCCGCTATGAGCCGCCTTGGCAGGACATCGGCAGCAACCTGTACATCATGATGACACCGGTCATCATCCTGGGCCTGGGGCTGGCGG
Above is a window of Dehalococcoidia bacterium DNA encoding:
- a CDS encoding ABC transporter substrate-binding protein codes for the protein MSENGYWSRVMLSRLSRRRAIAGAATVGAGAAALSVIGCGGGGDGGGGGGGQATTDKPQDTTAQAKAGGVYRIIQTADPVNLDPNRSTSFTAQEVGARVYSRLLKFQTGPDITPLSKTTGDAAESFEVNADATQWTFKLRKGMKFHPKGPASVNGRDLTAEDVKASYDYFLERNGNKAILVDIVDKMETPDNSTVVFKLKKQYAPFQELMASSALFWIMSKQGATGELDTQKVEGVIGTGPWILDSQTPSVEINFKRHPNWYEKARISTGEVSLPILDGHTHVNMPDYAQQQAQFIAGNIMAFAVRNPDLADVTRQKADAQKLGVPPGWLLSMFYFKLDNPNNPFRDERLRRALSMAIDRDGIIEVFGEVSKLKSQGFDIPTGWNNACVPWGDGGMFWWLDPKGKDIGAAGQWYKYSVEEAKKLVSAAGYTGQTFTINTTNTIYGTTFDNQTEAHLPMLSAVGFKYDFKSEDYTSKYFPEVYTKFNYEHVAYGYNTPFATVGEYMYRLVHSKGDQNKSRVNDPEIDALVLKQEVETDQNKRQAIIHDIQRKVSDKMYYVPTVVGRWGSFTLFAPYVRNFGSFRTAAYGTSVESYPRYWLDRA
- a CDS encoding ABC transporter permease — translated: MQKYVARRLLLMIPTLIGLTLIVFLLTRFTPQDTVDLILNDSAGYQDPALKAKLRKEFGLDSSLPEQYITWLGNILTGDLGASYFSGRPVAQELKSRVPVSVELGALALAFSIAIGIPIGVISAVYQDRWLDYATRGVSVLLLAVPSFWLALIVLIVGSRYFQWAPPARYEPPWQDIGSNLYIMMTPVIILGLGLAGTKIRLMRTQMLEVLRQDYIRTARAKGLTEMAVLLRHAAKNALIPVVTIIGLQMTVLVAGSVILERIFIIPGIGQYFLDAAARRDFPIVQSLTLIIATVIVVSNLLVDLSYAYLDPRVKYS